From the genome of Fundulus heteroclitus isolate FHET01 chromosome 7, MU-UCD_Fhet_4.1, whole genome shotgun sequence, one region includes:
- the LOC105920786 gene encoding gamma-crystallin M3 isoform X2 produces the protein MTMGKIIFYEERNFQGRSYETSSDCADISSHLSRCHSCRVESGCFMVYDRTNFMGNQFFVRRGEYFDYQRMGMSDCIRSCHMIPMHRGQFRMRIYEREDFRGQMYELMDDCDSIADPYRMSDCMSCHVMDGHWLMYEQPHYRGRMMYLRPGEYRSFRDMGMSGTRFMSMRRIMDSCY, from the exons ATGACCATGGGCAAG ATCATTTTCTACGAGGAAAGAAACTTCCAAGGTCGCTCCTATGAGACCAGCAGTGACTGTGCCGACATctcctcccacctgagcaggTGTCATTCCTGCAGGGTGGAAAGTGGGTGCTTCATGGTTTATGACCGCACAAACTTCATGGGGAATCAGTTCTTTGTGAGGAGGGGAGAGTACTTTGACTATCAACGAATGGGCATGAGTGATTGCATCAGGTCTTGCCACATGATCCCCATG CACAGAGGCCAGTTCAGGATGAGGATCTATGAGAGGGAGGACTTCCGTGGTCAGATGTATGAGTTGATGGATGACTGTGACTCTATTGCGGACCCCTACCGTATGTCTGACTGCATGTCCTGTCATGTGATGGACGGCCACTGGCTGATGTATGAGCAGCCCCATTACAGAGGCAGAATGATGTACCTGAGGCCTGGAGAGTACAGGAGCTTCAGGGACATGGGAATGAGCGGCACAAGATTCATGAGCATGAGAAGGATCATGGATTCATGTTATTAG
- the LOC105920786 gene encoding gamma-crystallin M3 isoform X1, with protein MYLSSQIIFYEERNFQGRSYETSSDCADISSHLSRCHSCRVESGCFMVYDRTNFMGNQFFVRRGEYFDYQRMGMSDCIRSCHMIPMHRGQFRMRIYEREDFRGQMYELMDDCDSIADPYRMSDCMSCHVMDGHWLMYEQPHYRGRMMYLRPGEYRSFRDMGMSGTRFMSMRRIMDSCY; from the exons ATGTATTTGTCTTCTCAGATCATTTTCTACGAGGAAAGAAACTTCCAAGGTCGCTCCTATGAGACCAGCAGTGACTGTGCCGACATctcctcccacctgagcaggTGTCATTCCTGCAGGGTGGAAAGTGGGTGCTTCATGGTTTATGACCGCACAAACTTCATGGGGAATCAGTTCTTTGTGAGGAGGGGAGAGTACTTTGACTATCAACGAATGGGCATGAGTGATTGCATCAGGTCTTGCCACATGATCCCCATG CACAGAGGCCAGTTCAGGATGAGGATCTATGAGAGGGAGGACTTCCGTGGTCAGATGTATGAGTTGATGGATGACTGTGACTCTATTGCGGACCCCTACCGTATGTCTGACTGCATGTCCTGTCATGTGATGGACGGCCACTGGCTGATGTATGAGCAGCCCCATTACAGAGGCAGAATGATGTACCTGAGGCCTGGAGAGTACAGGAGCTTCAGGGACATGGGAATGAGCGGCACAAGATTCATGAGCATGAGAAGGATCATGGATTCATGTTATTAG